A single genomic interval of Pyrus communis chromosome 5, drPyrComm1.1, whole genome shotgun sequence harbors:
- the LOC137735512 gene encoding putative receptor-like protein kinase At3g47110, whose product MEFSSIHISIWFIFMQPLILLFLFSSASSSHLAGNEVDRLSLLAFKAEIVNDTLGILSPWNASLHFCHWPGITCGRRHQRVTVLDLQSSGMAGHLSPHIGNLSFLRALYLHNNSFSHTIPPEIGRLFRLQKLRLENNSFSGHIPFNISSCSNLQYLGLFGNTLSGELPTEIASLSKLQFLDLGANNFYGKIPPSFGNLSSLQMLSVPQNNLHGGIPNGLGQLKSLVIFSLAYNYLNGTIPPSIYNLSSIKVIYLLRNNLHGTLPPGLGHTIFPNLEKFDFYFNQFTGPLPASISNASNLSQFSISHNNFTGKVPSLARLSNLYWFTLNYNNLGHDEEGDLEFISSLVNCTNLEVLYIGFNNFGGVLPESFSNLSTKIRVINFQYNQIRGNIPIGVGNLINLDTLNLDENLLVGTIPSSIGKPDKLYDLHLDSNELSGNVPSSLGNLTSLSRLTLGSNNLNGSIPQSLGDCRFMIYLDLSHNNLSGPIPKQFINLLVHLNLSGNQLTESIPLEVGNSQHLVLLDVSENKLSGEIPQSLGSCTSLAILSLKENLLQGTIPKSLSSLRGLEYFDLSRNNLSGIIPNYLESSPFLQNLNLSFNDFEGAVPIQGVFMNTSAVSVVGNTRLCGGIPHLRLPKCISSQSKRGLSPKLNLIISVSCGVVGLVLVLLLALLYRSRKARALKSTSGSSLGVSLLKVSYGNLLKATDGFSASNLIGAGSFGSVYKGILNQHEERNVAVKVLNLQTSRASRSFIAECETLKSIRHRNLVKLLTACSSIDFQGNDFKALVYEFMVNGSLDEWLHISSQGVHRLANLPKNLNLTQRVNIAIDVACALDYLHNRSHMPIVHCDIKPNNILLDSDMTACVGDFGLARYFRDASCPSPLHESSSSVIKGSLGYTPPEYGMGSEVATYGDVYSYGILLLEMLTGKRPTDEMFKDGMNLHRFVSMALPGRVEEICDPLLVEIKESNNSTNPRSNRGNHAPNDQRKRVVECLTSIARVGVACSIAMPRERKDMSNVVAELSLIRDVLTGCRVSVSDQGLCSEK is encoded by the exons ATGGAGTTCTCAAGTATTCATATTAGCATTTGGTTTATTTTCATGCAACCACtcattcttctctttctttttagctCTGCCTCCTCCTCGCATTTAGCGGGAAACGAGGTGGATAGGCTTTCCTTGCTTGCCTTTAAAGCTGAAATCGTGAACGATACCTTGGGCATCCTTAGCCCTTGGAATGCTTCGCTCCACTTCTGTCATTGGCCAGGCATCACTTGTGGCCGCAGACATCAGAGAGTTACAGTGCTCGACCTCCAATCAAGCGGGATGGCAGGCCACCTATCTCCCCACATTGGAAACTTGAGCTTTCTGCGGGCTTTATACCTCCATAACAATAGCTTCAGCCACACCATCCCTCCAGAAATTGGTCGTTTGTTCCGCTTGCAAAAACTACGCCTTGAAAACAACTCATTCAGTGGTCATATTCCATTCAACATATCAAGTTGCTCTAACCTCCAATACCTTGGCTTATTTGGCAACACTCTTAGTGGCGAACTTCCAACTGAAATTGCCTCATTGTCCAAGCTTCAGTTTCTTGATTTAGGAGCGAACAATTTTTATGGGAAAATCCCACCTTCTTTTGGGaatctttcttctcttcagATGCTATCTGTGCCTCAAAATAATCTCCATGGAGGTATTCCAAATGGCCTTGGCCAGTTGAAAAGCTTAGTGATTTTTTCCTTGGCTTACAATTATTTGAATGGTACCATCCCTCCCTCCATATACAACCTTTCGTCAATTAAAGTCATTTATTTGCTTCGAAACAACCTTCATGGAACTCTTCCTCCTGGATTGGGCCACACTATATTTCCAAACCTcgaaaaatttgatttctatttCAACCAATTCACTGGACCATTACCAGCTTCAATCTCCAATGCCTCAAACCTTTCACAATTTTCTATCTCACACAATAACTTTACTGGAAAAGTGCCTAGTCTGGCGCGCTTGTCAAATTTGTATTGGTTTACTCTAAATTATAACAATCTTGGACATGATGAGGAAGGTGACTTGGAGTTCATCTCTTCTCTAGTTAATTGCACCAATTTAGAAGTTTTATATATTGGCTTCAATAATTTTGGAGGAGTGCTACCTGAATCTTTCAGCAATCTCTCAACGAAGATCAGGGTGATAAATTTTCAATACAATCAGATACGCGGAAACATTCCCATCGGGGTTGGAAATCTTATCAACTTGGATACATTGAACCTTGATGAAAATTTATTGGTAGGCACTATACCGAGTTCAATAGGTAAACCGGATAAGCTTTATGACCTACATCTAGATTCGAATGAATTGTCAGGGAATGTTCCATCATCTCTAGGAAATCTAACTTCATTAAGCAGATTGACTCTCGGCTCAAACAATTTAAATGGAAGCATACCACAAAGCCTCGGAGACTGTAGGTTTATGATATATTTGGATCTTTCCCACAACAATCTTAGCGGTCCAATTCCAAAACAATTCATCAATTTACTTGTTCACTTGAATCTATCTGGAAACCAACTTACCGAATCCATTCCCTTGGAAGTTGGTAACTCACAGCATCTTGTTCTCTTGGATGTTTCTGAAAACAAGTTATCTGGTGAGATTCCACAAAGCTTAGGGAGTTGCACAAGTTTGGCGATTCTGTctctaaaagaaaatttattgcAGGGGACAATTCCTAAATCCTTGAGCTCCTTGAGAGGACTTGAATATTTTGACCTCTCTCGCAACAACTTGTCTGGCATAATTCCCAACTACTTGGAGAGTTCCCCCTTCTTGCAGAATTTGAACCTTTCATTTAATGATTTTGAAGGTGCAGTACCAATCCAAGGAGTTTTCATGAACACAAGTGCGGTATCTGTTGTGGGAAACACAAGGCTTTGTGGAGGTATACCTCACTTAAGATTGCCCAAGTGCATCTCCAGTCAATCCAAGCGAGGGTTATCTCCTAAGCTGAACTTAATTATCTCAGTTTCCTGTGGGGTTGTCGGCTTGGTCTTAGTGTTGTTACTGGCGCTTCTTTATCGATCAAGAAAAGCTAGAGCGCTTAAGTCAACTTCAGGCTCATCACTGGGGGTTTCACTCTTGAAAGTGTCCTATGGAAATCTCCTCAAAGCAACTGATGGGTTCTCCGCTTCGAATCTTATTGGTGCTGGAAGTTTCGGGTCGGTGTACAAGGGAATTCTCAACCAGCATGAAGAAAGAAATGTTGCCGTGAAAGTACTAAATCTTCAAACTTCAAGAGCTTCTAGAAGTTTCATAGCTGAATGTGAAACCTTGAAAAGCATTAGGCACCGAAATCTTGTCAAGCTACTAACTGCTTGTTCAAGCATTGATTTTCAAGGAAACGATTTTAAAGCTCTGGTGTATGAGTTCATGGTGAATGGAAGCCTAGATGAGTGGCTGCACATATCATCTCAAGGAGTACATAGGCTAGCCAATCTGCCGAAGAATCTGAATCTCACTCAAAGAGTTAACATTGCCATCGATGTAGCATGTGCTCTGGATTATTTGCACAACCGCTCCCACATGCCAATAGTTCATTGTGATATAAAGCCCAACAATATTTTGTTAGACAGTGACATGACTGCTTGTGTTGGTGATTTCGGTTTAGCAAGGTACTTCCGGGATGCTTCTTGCCCATCTCCTTTGCACGAAAGCAGTTCCAGTGTCATAAAAGGCTCCTTAGGCTATACTCCCCCAG AGTATGGAATGGGAAGCGAGGTGGCAACATATGGCGACGTGTATAGCTACGGAATATTGTTGTTGGAGATGTTAACTGGCAAGAGGCCGACAGATGAAATGTTTAAAGATGGTATGAACCTGCACAGGTTTGTTTCGATGGCTCTACCAGGACGTGTGGAAGAAATATGTGATCCACTACTTGTTGAAATAAAAGAAAGCAACAACAGTACTAATCCCAGAAGTAATAGGGGGAATCATGCCCCAAATGATCAACGAAAAAGGGTTGTGGAGTGCTTGACTTCGATTGCAAGAGTGGGAGTGGCTTGTTCTATAGCAATGCCGAGGGAGCGAAAAGACATGAGCAATGTTGTTGCTGAATTGAGTCTAATAAGGGACGTGCTAACTGGATGCCGAGTGAGCGTCTCTGATCAAGGCCTATGTAGTGAGAAATAA